In Deinococcus puniceus, one genomic interval encodes:
- a CDS encoding xylulokinase translates to MTSNDPAHPFDSAQSAPEGLALALDLGTGSVKVGLVTAGGELVRQASRPYAATSPSPGWAETDPAAWWAGVVGAVQEVLAGLDPARVRAVGLSGQMHGVVLVDAGGHPLRPAVLWSDTRSAAELTLFSALDPSVLARLGNPPVAGMAGPTLLWLRQHEPAQLQAARWALQPKDWLRFYLTGEVATDPSDASGTLLYDLVGGCWSEEVLEVLGISPAVLPPVLAPDAVAGRLLPAAASELGLPAGIPIVTGAADTAAALYGSGLLPGEAQLTVGTGAQVVVRAAVLPPPHPSLHVFREAEGVGCYTLAAIQNAGLVLEWVRRTLRLTWPECYAAAQEIDAQVDAGPLPIFLPYLTGDRTPHLDPHARAAWVGLNAAHDHRHMARAAFEGVALSIAQAAELLPLTPGQALFLAGGGTVDPWWRQLLADCLGRELHAVATPGASVLGAARLAWAGIGVERPPTRPEVTAVIVPQVGRISAERHWAFRAAYRAG, encoded by the coding sequence ATGACCTCCAACGATCCGGCTCACCCGTTTGACTCGGCCCAGTCTGCCCCCGAAGGCTTGGCCCTTGCCCTCGATTTGGGTACAGGCAGCGTGAAAGTCGGGTTGGTGACGGCGGGTGGCGAGTTGGTGCGGCAGGCCAGCCGTCCGTATGCGGCCACGTCGCCCTCTCCCGGCTGGGCCGAAACCGACCCGGCGGCGTGGTGGGCCGGGGTGGTCGGGGCCGTGCAGGAGGTGCTGGCAGGCCTAGACCCGGCGCGGGTGCGGGCGGTGGGCCTGAGTGGGCAGATGCACGGCGTGGTGCTGGTAGATGCGGGCGGCCACCCCCTGCGCCCCGCCGTGCTGTGGTCGGATACGCGCAGCGCGGCAGAACTGACCCTCTTTTCGGCCCTCGATCCTTCTGTGCTGGCCCGGTTGGGCAACCCGCCCGTCGCGGGTATGGCCGGGCCAACTCTGCTGTGGTTGCGCCAGCACGAGCCAGCGCAGTTGCAGGCCGCACGCTGGGCGCTGCAACCCAAAGACTGGCTGCGCTTTTATCTCACCGGAGAGGTCGCCACCGACCCCTCGGATGCGTCGGGCACGCTGCTGTACGACTTGGTGGGAGGGTGCTGGTCGGAAGAAGTGCTGGAGGTGCTGGGGATCAGTCCGGCAGTGCTGCCGCCCGTGCTTGCGCCAGACGCCGTGGCGGGCAGACTTCTTCCTGCTGCGGCCTCCGAACTGGGCTTGCCCGCAGGCATTCCCATCGTGACTGGAGCCGCCGACACCGCCGCCGCGCTGTACGGCAGTGGCCTGCTGCCCGGCGAGGCGCAACTGACGGTGGGCACGGGCGCTCAGGTGGTAGTGCGGGCCGCCGTGTTGCCCCCCCCGCATCCCAGCCTGCACGTGTTCCGCGAGGCTGAGGGCGTGGGCTGCTACACGCTGGCTGCCATTCAAAACGCGGGCTTGGTGCTGGAATGGGTACGCCGCACCCTGCGCCTGACCTGGCCTGAATGTTACGCGGCGGCGCAGGAGATAGACGCCCAAGTGGACGCTGGGCCGCTGCCCATCTTTTTGCCCTACCTGACCGGAGACCGCACGCCGCACCTCGACCCCCACGCCCGCGCCGCTTGGGTGGGCCTGAACGCCGCACACGACCACCGCCATATGGCCCGCGCCGCCTTCGAGGGTGTGGCCCTGTCTATCGCGCAGGCCGCCGAACTGCTGCCGCTGACGCCGGGGCAAGCGCTGTTTTTGGCAGGCGGCGGCACCGTAGACCCTTGGTGGCGGCAACTGCTGGCCGACTGCTTAGGCCGCGAACTGCACGCCGTCGCCACGCCCGGAGCCTCGGTGCTGGGCGCGGCGCGGCTGGCGTGGGCAGGCATTGGAGTCGAAAGGCCGCCCACACGCCCAGAAGTGACCGCCGTGATCGTGCCGCAAGTGGGGCGGATTTCGGCGGAGCGGCACTGGGCGTTTCGGGCGGCGTACAGGGCGGGCTAA
- a CDS encoding NADPH-dependent FMN reductase — protein MPRLPKLAIIVGSTRATRFADKPTAWFSGLASQRTDAEFEVVDLRDFPMPFFDEVASNAYAPSQNEVAQRWQQKLKEFDGYIFVTAEYNHAPTAVLKNALDYAYTEWNKKPAAFVGYGSVGAARAIEQLRMIAVELQMAPTRTSVNIQGGDFFAVWQQGKDIAELTHLLPSVNSLLDEVVWWANALNAAREA, from the coding sequence ATGCCCCGTCTGCCCAAACTTGCGATCATCGTCGGAAGCACCCGCGCCACCCGCTTTGCCGATAAACCCACCGCTTGGTTTTCCGGCCTCGCCTCGCAGCGCACCGACGCCGAATTTGAAGTTGTCGACCTGCGTGATTTCCCCATGCCCTTCTTCGATGAAGTGGCCTCGAACGCCTACGCACCTTCTCAGAATGAAGTGGCGCAGCGTTGGCAGCAAAAGCTAAAGGAATTTGACGGCTACATTTTTGTGACCGCCGAGTACAACCACGCGCCCACCGCCGTCCTGAAAAACGCGCTGGACTACGCTTATACCGAATGGAACAAAAAGCCCGCCGCCTTCGTGGGCTACGGCTCGGTGGGCGCAGCACGGGCCATAGAGCAGCTTCGGATGATCGCTGTGGAACTCCAGATGGCCCCCACCCGCACCAGCGTGAACATTCAGGGCGGAGACTTTTTTGCCGTGTGGCAGCAAGGCAAAGACATTGCCGAACTGACCCATCTGCTCCCCAGCGTAAATTCATTGCTGGATGAAGTGGTCTGGTGGGCCAACGCTCTGAACGCGGCGCGGGAAGCGTAA
- a CDS encoding ATP-binding cassette domain-containing protein, which yields MTLHTPSDSAAPRSVPLVMEARGLVKRYGQVTAINGADFELRPGEILAVIGDNGAGKSSMIKALSGAVIPDEGQIFLDGQLVSFRSPIDARRQGIETVYQDLAVAPAMTIAENLFLGREILKAGPIAKLLRIVDKKKMHEEAVRHMQGLQFAIKSMSQPVETLSGGQRQGVAVARSAAFARHVVIMDEPTAALGVREGNMVLDLIRKVRDGGLPVILISHNMPHVFEIADRIHVHRMGVRAALLDPKKISMADTVSVMTGALKPEQLSAEMLAH from the coding sequence ATGACCCTTCACACCCCCTCCGATTCTGCTGCCCCACGTTCTGTGCCGCTGGTGATGGAAGCACGCGGTTTGGTCAAACGCTACGGTCAGGTCACCGCCATCAACGGGGCCGATTTCGAACTGCGTCCGGGCGAGATTCTGGCCGTCATCGGCGACAACGGCGCGGGCAAAAGCAGCATGATCAAAGCCTTGTCGGGCGCTGTCATTCCCGATGAGGGCCAGATTTTCTTGGACGGCCAGCTCGTGTCGTTCCGCAGCCCCATCGACGCCCGGCGGCAAGGCATCGAGACCGTGTATCAGGATTTGGCGGTGGCTCCGGCCATGACCATTGCCGAAAACCTCTTTCTGGGCCGCGAGATTCTGAAGGCTGGCCCGATTGCCAAACTGCTGAGAATCGTGGACAAAAAGAAGATGCACGAGGAAGCGGTGCGGCATATGCAGGGGCTGCAATTTGCCATCAAGAGCATGAGCCAGCCTGTGGAAACCCTGTCGGGCGGGCAGCGGCAGGGTGTGGCAGTGGCCCGTAGCGCGGCCTTTGCGCGGCATGTGGTCATCATGGACGAACCCACGGCGGCCCTCGGCGTGCGCGAAGGCAACATGGTGCTCGACCTGATCCGCAAGGTGCGCGACGGCGGCCTACCCGTCATCCTGATCAGCCACAATATGCCCCACGTCTTCGAAATCGCAGACCGGATTCACGTTCACCGGATGGGCGTGCGGGCCGCCCTGCTCGATCCCAAAAAGATCAGCATGGCCGATACCGTATCTGTGATGACTGGGGCGCTGAAGCCGGAGCAACTGAGCGCGGAGATGTTGGCGCACTGA
- a CDS encoding ComEC/Rec2 family competence protein, producing MSAPKESGKKPAAKKTPTPKKAAPKAAASKAASAGKKMRSTAGKTGKGRGRPSSSDLLGLLVLGLTASLAACAGGGLFGGGKTDTGTTDTAKTPTGQVTIRFLDVGQGDAVLIRSPEGKTLLYDGGRSAERMREHMETYGITKIDLMIASHGDADHIAGLVPAAEAKPTLFINNGIPATTQTWKRLVDALEASGTKFQKANDQVINLGSVKVRVIDPPAGMGKDQNENSVGIRLDFGNFHALMTGDSEKPETEAWLEEDRPEIKGPFQLYKSIHHGAANGDHPAWLAQVRPENVVIGVGDNNYGHPTKTALDLYKQNGIRIYRTDQNGTVTFTGNSDGTYTVTTDR from the coding sequence GTGAGTGCCCCCAAAGAATCTGGGAAGAAGCCAGCGGCCAAAAAAACGCCTACCCCTAAGAAGGCGGCTCCTAAAGCTGCTGCCTCCAAAGCGGCTTCGGCGGGGAAAAAGATGCGCAGCACGGCGGGCAAAACGGGCAAAGGCCGGGGCCGTCCCAGTTCCTCTGATCTGCTGGGCCTGCTAGTGTTGGGCCTCACTGCCAGCTTGGCGGCGTGTGCGGGCGGCGGCCTGTTTGGGGGCGGCAAAACCGATACGGGCACAACTGACACCGCCAAAACGCCCACCGGACAGGTCACGATCCGCTTTCTGGATGTGGGGCAGGGCGACGCCGTCCTCATCCGCAGCCCGGAAGGCAAAACCCTGCTGTACGACGGGGGCCGCAGCGCCGAGCGGATGCGCGAGCATATGGAGACCTACGGCATCACCAAAATTGACCTGATGATCGCCAGTCACGGCGACGCCGATCATATTGCCGGGCTGGTTCCTGCCGCCGAAGCCAAGCCCACGCTGTTCATCAACAACGGCATTCCGGCCACCACACAAACATGGAAGCGCCTTGTGGACGCCCTAGAAGCCTCCGGAACCAAGTTTCAGAAGGCCAACGATCAGGTCATCAATCTGGGCAGCGTGAAGGTGCGCGTCATTGACCCGCCCGCTGGAATGGGCAAAGACCAGAACGAAAACAGCGTGGGCATTCGCCTCGATTTCGGCAATTTTCATGCCCTGATGACGGGGGACAGCGAGAAGCCGGAAACCGAAGCTTGGTTGGAAGAAGACCGCCCGGAAATCAAGGGGCCGTTTCAGCTGTACAAGAGTATTCATCACGGCGCGGCCAACGGCGACCACCCAGCGTGGCTGGCGCAGGTGCGGCCCGAAAACGTGGTGATCGGCGTGGGCGACAACAATTACGGCCATCCCACCAAAACGGCGCTGGATTTGTACAAGCAAAACGGAATCCGTATCTACCGCACCGACCAAAACGGCACGGTGACCTTTACGGGCAACAGCGACGGCACGTATACGGTGACGACGGATCGGTGA
- a CDS encoding DUF3006 domain-containing protein, producing MKDEPQAQQEQNPAPTASAAAPAAASATVWTGERWTVDGIEDTPTGRMARVELPSGRTVDILLSALPSGVQEGDILGIQDGPDGAVAHILREETQARRAEAGAELDARNARGAALPVNADGEMTL from the coding sequence GTGAAGGATGAGCCGCAAGCCCAGCAGGAACAGAATCCGGCCCCCACTGCCAGTGCCGCCGCCCCTGCCGCCGCAAGCGCAACCGTCTGGACAGGCGAACGCTGGACGGTAGACGGCATAGAAGATACGCCGACTGGCCGCATGGCCCGCGTAGAACTGCCCAGTGGCCGCACAGTGGACATCCTGCTCTCAGCCCTGCCCAGCGGCGTGCAGGAGGGGGATATTCTGGGTATACAGGACGGCCCGGACGGTGCGGTGGCCCATATTTTGAGGGAAGAAACGCAGGCGCGGCGGGCTGAAGCTGGGGCCGAACTGGACGCCCGGAACGCACGCGGCGCGGCCCTCCCGGTCAATGCAGACGGAGAAATGACCCTATGA
- a CDS encoding NfeD family protein yields MRQVILACAGLFALSSCSLIPRHFQNDVSVRVVDEKVYFDGYITDASLKKLEQAITPETRSLYISSSGGDIEPAYKMMDLVMGNKMALVATGPCLSACSIIASGAAKVVVQPGAYLGFHWNAESNPAQLLGLANWNQIPKIEAFIKKERQINESLGVSQKLYEDAWRLVNLRQDEHTALLGGPVWLPTLKELKCYGYRVDEFWFPQNGDMNQISFINRIGLDVFTTDMIRTKTPGLSECVGQQ; encoded by the coding sequence ATGCGTCAAGTAATTTTAGCTTGTGCTGGATTGTTTGCCTTGTCTTCTTGCAGCCTTATACCGCGCCATTTTCAGAATGACGTCAGTGTCAGAGTCGTAGACGAAAAGGTTTATTTTGACGGCTACATCACGGATGCTTCTCTTAAAAAACTTGAGCAGGCGATCACGCCGGAGACCCGTTCGCTTTACATCTCATCTAGCGGTGGGGATATTGAACCTGCTTATAAAATGATGGATTTAGTCATGGGTAACAAAATGGCGCTAGTTGCTACCGGCCCATGCCTCTCTGCTTGTTCCATCATCGCTTCAGGGGCTGCAAAGGTTGTGGTACAACCGGGCGCTTATTTAGGCTTTCATTGGAACGCTGAATCTAATCCTGCCCAGTTGCTTGGGCTCGCCAACTGGAATCAAATTCCAAAAATTGAGGCGTTCATCAAAAAGGAAAGGCAGATCAACGAATCTCTTGGAGTTTCGCAAAAGCTCTACGAAGATGCTTGGCGACTGGTCAACCTCAGGCAGGATGAACATACAGCCTTGCTCGGCGGCCCTGTCTGGCTGCCTACGCTTAAAGAGTTGAAGTGTTATGGCTACCGTGTGGATGAATTCTGGTTTCCTCAAAATGGCGATATGAATCAAATTTCATTCATCAACCGGATAGGGTTAGACGTCTTTACAACAGATATGATTCGTACCAAGACACCGGGATTATCGGAGTGTGTGGGTCAGCAGTAG
- a CDS encoding ABC transporter ATP-binding protein gives MTAAAPPSDTPSASPPPKSGRPKLGALAVLRTYLGPLWWRVLLLAVLLFTATGLNLILPQLLRQFVDGAKLGAAAPVAQLAGLAGVYIGVAVGVQLLTASATYVGARVGWRATNRLRADLMTHMLSLDMHEHKERTPGEMIERIDGDVTALSNFFSQFAVRVFGAALLLIGAIVMFYRENVWIGLGITSFVIITLIAMNRVRKAGVEPTRLERESSAKLFGFIEERLAGLDDVRSLGAGQHHLNRYLKVQREYFGRSTFSWRRRSVVWQLSMALFAAGYVAILVSAVGLYAAGAISLGTAFLLYQYMNMIEEPIDQLTQQLQDLQKAGASLFRVGELLALRSSLPEGVQQLPAGALPLAFKEVDFSYDPTDATVRGVLHGVSFTLPAGQTLGLLGRTGSGKTTLTRLVSRLYDPTSGSVQLGGLDTRDLKLSSLRSRVAVVTQDVQLFQASVRDNLTFFDDTLPDERVEAALHEVGLSAWLARLEQGVQTPLPAGSLSAGEAQLLAFARVMLQDPALIILDEPSSRLDPATEGLLTAAMTRLLSGRTAIVIAHRLDTVARADRILVLGDGQVLEDGPRDVLAANPRSHYAGLLRAGVGAEGEGVLA, from the coding sequence ATGACCGCCGCCGCGCCCCCTTCCGACACGCCATCTGCTTCCCCGCCGCCCAAATCGGGGCGGCCTAAATTAGGAGCGTTGGCCGTCCTGCGAACCTACTTGGGGCCGCTGTGGTGGCGCGTGTTGCTGCTGGCCGTGCTGCTATTTACGGCCACGGGCCTGAACCTGATCTTGCCCCAGTTGCTGCGCCAATTCGTAGACGGAGCCAAGCTGGGCGCGGCGGCTCCGGTGGCGCAGTTGGCCGGGTTGGCGGGCGTGTATATCGGCGTGGCGGTGGGCGTGCAACTGCTGACCGCCAGCGCCACATATGTAGGCGCTCGCGTGGGCTGGCGGGCCACCAACCGCCTGCGGGCCGATCTGATGACGCACATGCTCTCGCTGGACATGCACGAACACAAGGAACGTACCCCCGGCGAAATGATCGAGCGCATCGACGGCGACGTGACGGCACTCAGCAACTTTTTCTCTCAGTTCGCGGTGCGTGTGTTCGGGGCCGCCCTGCTCCTCATCGGCGCAATCGTGATGTTTTACCGCGAGAACGTGTGGATCGGGCTGGGCATCACCAGTTTTGTGATCATCACGCTGATCGCCATGAACCGGGTGCGCAAGGCGGGCGTGGAACCCACCCGGCTGGAGCGCGAAAGCAGCGCCAAACTATTCGGCTTCATAGAAGAACGGTTGGCGGGGCTGGACGATGTGCGCTCACTCGGGGCGGGACAGCATCACCTGAACAGGTATCTGAAGGTGCAGCGCGAGTATTTTGGCCGCAGCACTTTTTCTTGGCGGCGACGCAGCGTGGTCTGGCAACTCAGCATGGCGCTGTTTGCTGCCGGATACGTGGCAATTCTGGTGTCGGCGGTGGGCCTGTACGCGGCGGGTGCGATCTCGCTGGGCACGGCTTTTTTGCTGTACCAGTACATGAATATGATCGAGGAACCGATAGACCAGCTGACGCAGCAGCTTCAGGATTTGCAGAAGGCGGGGGCCAGTCTGTTCCGGGTAGGCGAACTCTTGGCCCTGCGCTCCAGCCTGCCCGAAGGCGTGCAGCAGCTTCCGGCGGGTGCTCTGCCACTGGCCTTTAAAGAAGTGGATTTCAGCTACGATCCCACTGACGCTACGGTGCGCGGCGTGCTGCACGGCGTTTCCTTCACGCTGCCCGCTGGACAAACCCTCGGCCTGCTGGGGCGCACGGGCAGCGGCAAAACCACCCTCACGCGGCTGGTGTCGCGCCTGTACGATCCGACCAGTGGCAGCGTGCAACTTGGCGGCCTCGATACCCGCGACCTGAAACTGAGTAGCCTGCGTTCCCGCGTGGCGGTGGTGACGCAGGATGTGCAGTTGTTTCAGGCCAGCGTGCGCGACAACCTCACCTTTTTTGACGACACCCTGCCCGACGAGCGCGTAGAAGCCGCCCTGCACGAAGTCGGCCTGAGCGCTTGGCTGGCCCGACTGGAACAGGGAGTGCAGACGCCCCTGCCCGCCGGGAGCCTCTCGGCAGGTGAGGCGCAACTCTTGGCCTTTGCCCGCGTGATGCTGCAAGACCCGGCCCTGATCATTTTGGACGAACCCAGCAGCCGCTTAGACCCCGCCACAGAAGGCCTGCTGACCGCTGCCATGACCCGCCTGCTGAGTGGCCGCACCGCCATCGTGATTGCCCACCGATTGGATACCGTGGCCCGCGCCGACCGGATTTTAGTCTTGGGTGACGGACAGGTCTTGGAAGACGGCCCCCGCGACGTGCTGGCCGCCAACCCACGCAGCCATTACGCCGGGTTGCTGCGAGCAGGAGTGGGCGCAGAAGGGGAAGGGGTGCTGGCGTAA
- a CDS encoding MBL fold metallo-hydrolase — protein MASALLPLAPGVHYFPAAVNSVLIEDGRGGALVIDTGLDESHARKLLRAMTDAGLQPTGILNTHSHADHHGGNSFVLKRYPELKIFAPPLEDAVITHPILEPITLFGARPPADLQNKFLLAPPSPARLAPEPGLTRIGGADVELLEVAGHASMMYAVRVGDVLYAADALFGAEALHKHPLTFCADSGLQKEAAARLGELEGVRVVLPGHGDPTPDLAGLVAANLAAYARTTDAVLHAVQAGAATTDELLARVCAALNITMTNPSAVVLNRAVVAAHLTELQELGKVEMSVQDNRLLYRTTE, from the coding sequence ATGGCCTCTGCTCTGCTGCCCCTTGCCCCCGGTGTGCACTACTTTCCCGCCGCCGTCAACAGTGTGCTGATAGAGGACGGGCGCGGCGGCGCACTGGTCATAGACACCGGGCTGGACGAATCGCACGCCCGAAAACTGCTGCGGGCCATGACCGACGCGGGGTTGCAGCCCACCGGCATCCTGAACACGCACAGCCACGCCGATCATCACGGCGGCAACAGCTTTGTGCTGAAGCGCTACCCAGAACTCAAAATTTTTGCGCCGCCGCTGGAAGACGCCGTGATCACGCACCCGATCTTGGAACCCATCACGCTCTTCGGGGCGCGGCCCCCCGCCGACTTGCAGAACAAATTCCTGCTGGCCCCGCCTAGTCCCGCCCGCCTTGCCCCCGAACCCGGCCTGACCCGCATCGGCGGCGCAGATGTGGAGTTGCTGGAGGTGGCCGGACACGCCTCCATGATGTACGCAGTGCGTGTCGGAGACGTGCTGTACGCTGCCGACGCGCTATTTGGGGCAGAAGCCCTGCACAAGCACCCGCTGACCTTTTGCGCCGATTCAGGTCTGCAAAAGGAGGCGGCGGCAAGATTGGGGGAGTTGGAAGGCGTGCGCGTGGTGTTGCCCGGCCACGGCGACCCGACCCCCGATCTGGCCGGGCTGGTGGCTGCCAACCTCGCCGCCTACGCCCGCACCACCGACGCTGTGCTGCACGCGGTTCAGGCCGGAGCCGCCACCACCGATGAACTGCTGGCCCGCGTGTGCGCCGCCCTGAATATCACCATGACCAATCCTTCGGCGGTGGTGCTGAACCGCGCTGTGGTGGCCGCCCACCTGACCGAATTGCAGGAATTGGGAAAAGTTGAAATGAGCGTGCAGGACAACCGCTTGCTGTACCGGACGACCGAATAG
- a CDS encoding MFS transporter, protein MTSAPAPAFRPSAAQLGLIGVTFLMWGGFFLVIPLITVHFVDGLGWAAASVGLVLGVRQLTQQGLTVFGGAWADRIGPKPLILAGCLIRTLGFGWMGFAETLPVLLAASVLAGIGGGLFDAPKSAAITAVTRDEHRGRMFSLISMAGNLGMVTGPLLGAWLAGVGFRTAALWAGSVYLLAFAVLALTLPRMTPPARAAGASSLDGLRIALQDRVFRRFTLVLCGYFLLSTQLNVAVTLKAVALAGPAATGPLYGLSAGLAVLLQYPLLRLVERHIPTRPALVTAVLVVAAALGLMGFAVTFPQLLACVVLYSLGTMLVYPTQQTLTARLAPEGRVGSYFGFSAISLGVGGALGNFLGGLLVDTGARLNLPTLPWLTLMAVGLVTAAGLRWALRGMGEEK, encoded by the coding sequence GTGACCTCTGCCCCCGCTCCCGCTTTCCGCCCCTCTGCCGCGCAACTCGGACTGATCGGCGTCACGTTCCTGATGTGGGGCGGGTTTTTTCTGGTCATTCCCCTCATCACGGTGCATTTTGTGGATGGGTTGGGCTGGGCAGCGGCCAGCGTGGGCCTCGTGCTGGGCGTGCGGCAACTGACCCAGCAGGGCCTGACGGTGTTTGGCGGGGCGTGGGCAGACCGGATCGGGCCAAAGCCGCTGATTCTAGCGGGCTGCCTGATTCGCACCCTCGGCTTCGGCTGGATGGGCTTTGCCGAGACGCTGCCTGTGCTGCTGGCCGCGTCGGTGCTGGCGGGCATCGGCGGGGGCCTGTTCGATGCGCCCAAGAGTGCGGCTATTACCGCTGTCACGCGGGACGAACACCGGGGCCGCATGTTCAGCCTGATCAGCATGGCGGGCAATTTGGGCATGGTGACGGGGCCGTTGCTGGGCGCGTGGCTGGCAGGCGTGGGCTTCCGCACGGCGGCGCTGTGGGCGGGCAGCGTGTATCTGCTGGCCTTCGCGGTACTGGCCCTCACGCTGCCCCGCATGACTCCGCCAGCGCGTGCGGCGGGCGCAAGCAGCTTGGACGGCCTGCGAATTGCCCTGCAAGACCGCGTATTCCGGCGCTTTACGCTGGTGCTGTGCGGCTACTTTTTGCTGAGTACCCAACTGAATGTGGCCGTGACCCTGAAAGCGGTGGCGCTGGCTGGCCCCGCCGCCACTGGCCCGCTGTACGGCCTGAGCGCGGGCCTTGCCGTGCTGCTGCAATACCCGCTGCTGAGGCTGGTGGAGCGCCACATTCCCACACGCCCCGCCCTCGTGACCGCCGTGCTGGTGGTGGCCGCCGCGCTGGGCCTGATGGGATTCGCCGTCACCTTCCCGCAACTGCTGGCCTGCGTGGTGCTGTATTCGTTGGGCACGATGTTGGTGTATCCCACCCAGCAAACTCTCACTGCCCGCCTTGCTCCAGAAGGCCGGGTAGGAAGCTATTTCGGCTTCAGCGCCATCAGCCTCGGCGTGGGTGGCGCACTGGGCAACTTTTTGGGCGGCCTGCTGGTAGATACGGGAGCAAGGCTGAACCTGCCCACGCTGCCCTGGCTGACGCTGATGGCGGTGGGCTTGGTCACAGCGGCGGGGCTGCGGTGGGCTTTGCGGGGGATGGGGGAAGAGAAGTAA
- a CDS encoding ABC transporter ATP-binding protein, with protein sequence MTTAPQPAIQPIPQSISDKTFALSKRLFVYKPGLFAFNLLMWTMVHASPALLTLAISGVFRELEAADKLRLAGTSTSGNIEPLIAAAWVAVGWFAFVRVSRFGIFYGAFRAWIELWYTLDALVRRNMLGYLLTARRARRLPDTPAESVTRFRDDVDDVAGYTEVWVDGWGILAFSIIAIALMAQIDPLITALVCAPLLLMVLFVQRLSPIIRSYRRRMREATGRVTDFIGETFGAVSAVKLAAREGQMVSHLVKLGEVRRSAALRDVLLTELIRGVNTNMVNIAVGLVLLLGANKIRGGALDVADFVLFIGLLPRLTGSMGFFGDAIARHRRTGVSYDRMNRLLQDAPRDQTVQHHPVYLHADPPEVAPLPAAGTAEAQPLEELRVDGLTALHPSGMGLRDASFSVRRGEFVVVTGRIGSGKTTLLRALLGLIPTDSGTVSWNGQPVEDPASFLVPPRSAYTAQIPNLFSDSLRENVLSGSAPDRLSRAVRLAVLEPDVQQLGSGLETPVGARGVKLSGGQVQRAAVARMLARDADLLVFDDVSSALDARTEAVLWDGLFAETDATCLVVSHRRAALTRADRILLLEGGRITDEGTLAELLERSAEMRALWAEDGGEG encoded by the coding sequence ATGACCACCGCCCCCCAGCCCGCCATCCAGCCCATTCCCCAGTCCATCTCCGACAAAACTTTCGCCCTCTCCAAGCGCCTGTTCGTGTACAAACCCGGCCTGTTCGCCTTCAATCTGCTGATGTGGACGATGGTTCACGCCTCGCCCGCGCTGCTGACGTTGGCGATCAGTGGAGTGTTCCGGGAGCTGGAAGCCGCCGATAAACTGCGGTTGGCAGGCACTTCTACCAGCGGAAACATTGAACCCCTGATCGCGGCGGCGTGGGTGGCGGTGGGCTGGTTCGCCTTCGTGCGGGTCAGCCGATTCGGAATTTTTTACGGGGCCTTCCGGGCGTGGATAGAACTGTGGTACACGCTGGACGCCCTGGTGCGGCGCAACATGCTGGGCTACCTGCTCACCGCCCGCCGCGCCCGCCGCCTGCCCGACACCCCTGCCGAGTCCGTGACCCGCTTCCGCGACGATGTGGACGATGTGGCCGGATATACCGAGGTCTGGGTGGACGGCTGGGGTATTTTGGCCTTCTCCATCATCGCCATTGCCCTGATGGCCCAGATAGACCCGCTGATCACGGCGCTGGTGTGCGCCCCGCTGCTGCTGATGGTGCTGTTCGTGCAGCGGCTCTCACCCATTATTCGCAGTTACCGCCGCCGCATGCGCGAGGCGACGGGCCGCGTCACCGACTTTATCGGGGAAACGTTCGGGGCCGTGAGCGCCGTGAAACTGGCCGCCCGTGAAGGCCAGATGGTGTCTCACCTGGTCAAATTGGGCGAGGTTCGCCGCTCTGCCGCCCTGCGCGACGTGCTGCTGACCGAACTGATCCGGGGCGTGAACACCAATATGGTGAATATCGCTGTTGGCTTGGTGCTGCTGCTGGGGGCCAACAAAATTCGCGGCGGGGCGCTGGATGTGGCCGACTTCGTGCTGTTTATCGGGCTGCTGCCGCGCCTGACCGGAAGCATGGGCTTTTTTGGCGACGCGATTGCCCGCCACCGCCGCACCGGGGTCAGCTATGACCGCATGAACCGCCTGCTGCAAGACGCCCCGCGTGACCAGACCGTGCAGCATCATCCGGTGTACCTGCACGCCGATCCGCCGGAAGTGGCCCCCCTGCCCGCCGCCGGGACTGCCGAGGCTCAGCCGCTAGAAGAACTGCGCGTGGATGGCCTGACTGCCCTGCACCCCAGCGGCATGGGCCTGCGCGACGCCAGCTTCAGTGTGCGCCGGGGAGAATTCGTGGTGGTCACGGGGCGCATCGGTAGCGGCAAAACGACGCTGTTGCGGGCGCTGCTGGGCCTGATTCCCACAGATTCGGGTACGGTGTCTTGGAACGGACAACCTGTAGAAGACCCCGCGTCGTTCCTCGTGCCGCCCCGCAGCGCCTACACCGCACAGATTCCCAACCTGTTCAGCGACAGCCTGCGCGAAAACGTGCTGAGCGGCAGCGCGCCGGATCGCTTGAGCCGCGCCGTGCGCTTGGCTGTGCTGGAACCCGATGTGCAGCAGTTGGGCAGCGGGCTGGAGACTCCGGTGGGCGCACGCGGCGTGAAACTCAGTGGCGGGCAGGTGCAGCGGGCGGCGGTGGCCCGGATGCTGGCCCGCGACGCCGATCTGTTGGTTTTCGACGACGTGAGCAGCGCCCTCGACGCCCGCACCGAAGCCGTGTTGTGGGACGGTCTGTTTGCCGAAACCGACGCGACTTGTCTGGTGGTGTCTCACCGCCGCGCCGCCCTGACCCGCGCCGACCGAATCCTGCTGCTGGAAGGCGGGCGCATCACCGATGAAGGCACGCTGGCAGAGTTGCTGGAACGCAGCGCAGAAATGCGGGCGCTGTGGGCGGAAGATGGGGGAGAGGGGTAA